A region from the Populus trichocarpa isolate Nisqually-1 chromosome 18, P.trichocarpa_v4.1, whole genome shotgun sequence genome encodes:
- the LOC7465443 gene encoding aspartyl protease family protein At5g10770, whose product MATPISLVFLLYVLLFLLCPLCSLKKGHTVAANEITKGYFRNVNVNSLLPSSVCDHSNKVLNKASSLKVVSKYGPCTVTGDPKTFPSAAEILRRDQLRVKSIRAKHSMNSSTTGVFNEMKTRVPTTHFGGGYAVTVGLGTPKKDFSLLFDTGSDLTWTQCEPCSGGCFPQNDEKFDPTKSTSYKNLSCSSEPCKSIGKESAQGCSSSNSCLYGVKYGTGYTVGFLATETLTITPSDVFENFVIGCGERNGGRFSGTAGLLGLGRSPVALPSQTSSTYKNLFSYCLPASSSSTGHLSFGGGVSQAAKFTPITSKIPELYGLDVSGISVGGRKLPIDPSVFRTAGTIIDSGTTLTYLPSTAHSALSSAFQEMMTNYTLTKGTSGLQPCYDFSKHANDNITIPQISIFFEGGVEVDIDDSGIFIAANGLEEVCLAFKDNGNDTDVAIFGNVQQKTYEVVYDVAKGMVGFAPGGC is encoded by the exons ATGGCTACTCCCATCTCTCTTGTCTTTCTCCTCtatgttcttctttttcttctttgcccTTTATGCTCTCTGAAGAAAGGGCATACCGTTGCCGCAAATGAGATCACAAAAGGTTACTTTCGCAATGTTAATGTCAATTCTCTGTTGCCATCAAGTGTCTGCGACCATTCTAACAAAG TTCTCAACAAAGCTTCGTCCCTAAAAGTGGTAAGCAAGTATGGTCCATGCACGGTGACTGGAGATCCGAAAACATTTCCCTCGGCAGCCGAAATCCTCCGTCGAGACCAACTCCGAGTGAAATCAATTCGAGCGAAGCATTCCATGAACTCAAGCACTACTGGTGTTTTTAATGAGATGAAGACTAGAGTTCCAACCACTCACTTTGGAGGCGGATATGCTGTTACCGTCGGTCTTGGCACACCAAAAAAAGATTTCTCACTCTTATTTGATACTGGTAGTGACCTTACTTGGACCCAATGCGAGCCATGTTCAGGGGGTTGCTTTCCACAGAATGATGAGAAGTTCGATCCTACCAAATCAACCTCTTACAAAAACCTTTCGTGTTCCTCGGAACCGTGCAAGTCAATTGGTAAAG AAAGCGCCCAGGGTTGCTCTTCCTCAAATTCATGCCTTTATGGAGTCAAATACGGGACTGGTTACACTGTCGGATTTCTTGCCACAGAAACGCTAACCATTACACCCTCAGACGTGTTCGAAAACTTTGTGATCGGTTGTGGTGAAAGGAATGGCGGCAGATTCTCTGGTACAGCCGGTTTGCTAGGACTAGGCCGCTCCCCTGTAGCCTTACCATCACAAACTTCCTCAACATACAAAAACCTCTTCTCTTATTGCTTACCAGCATCTTCAAGCTCGACTGGTCACCTCAGCTTCGGTGGTGGAGTCTCACAAGCTGCAAAATTCACTCCAATAACCTCAAAAATTCCGGAATTGTACGGCCTAGACGTTTCTGGAATTAGTGTTGGAGGTCGCAAACTACCAATAGATCCATCAGTTTTTAGGACCGCTGGAACGATAATTGACTCTGGCACAACACTGACATATCTTCCATCCACGGCACACTCTGCCCTCAGCTCGGCTTTTCAAGAAATGATGACAAACTATACTTTGACAAAAGGAACATCCGGTTTGCAACCATGCTATGATTTCAGCAAGCATGCCAATGACAATATTACAATACCTCAGATTAGTATCTTCTTCGAAGGTGGGGTTGAAGTGGATATTGATGATTCGGGGATCTTCATCGCTGCGAATGGTCTGGAAGAGGTGTGTTTAGCATTCAAAGATAATGGTAATGACACAGATGTAGCAATTTTTGGAAATGTTCAACAGAAGACATACGAGGTGGTCTATGATGTTGCTAAGGGAATGGTTGGATTTGCTCCGGGTGGTTGTTAG